One window of the Solanum stenotomum isolate F172 chromosome 11, ASM1918654v1, whole genome shotgun sequence genome contains the following:
- the LOC125844966 gene encoding auxin-responsive protein SAUR21-like → MGIKVTPFIQANRILRRSSTGVPKGHCAVYVGESQKKRFVVPISYLSQPLFQDFLAQAEEEFGFDHPMGGLTKPCKEDVFIDLTSRLRKL, encoded by the coding sequence ATGGGTATCAAAGTGACTCCATTTATTCAAGCTAATCGAATCCTAAGGAGATCTTCAACAGGTGTTCCAAAAGGGCATTGTGCAGTATATGTAGGAGAGAGCCAGAAGAAGAGGTTTGTCGTGCCAATATCATACCTGAGCCAGCCTTTATTTCAAGACTTTTTAGCTCAAGCTGAAGAAGAGTTTGGCTTTGATCATCCAATGGGTGGTCTCACAAAACCTTGCAAGGAAGACGTGTTCATTGATCTTACTTCCCGATTGAGAAAATTATGA
- the LOC125846098 gene encoding PHD finger protein MALE MEIOCYTE DEATH 1-like yields the protein MSRQEARDAARLHIGDTGLIDYVLKSTNNVIIGGYVVRRAVNRATRVLEYTIQELRNCDQPEQEKLPEPFQDYAVNPGADAYTDVLCLYNNLLLSFAESDELSLAVRIVSDSKQFLKEWPFRDDPDDSLLRFICCILPNSNGLEAVFSKGYPPGEVVEVPLHSTIGDLKIAVESAMRDTYCIIDNLMITDIAGMEQLEDYEVLFGIVQSGSELWVRGFGLDLDSELKNEGGSDNWTVNCRCGARDDDGERMVSCDICEIWQHTRCCGIEDSEVVPPLFVCEACCTSLAPPRAQNSFEFGHYGTAAALVPCASHFGMDLIYRTFRGRSLMSGFV from the coding sequence ATGAGTAGGCAAGAGGCGCGGGATGCTGCTCGTCTCCACATTGGCGATACAGGATTGATTGACTATGTGCTGAAATCAACGAACAATGTGATTATTGGAGGCTATGTAGTTCGACGTGCAGTGAACCGAGCCACGAGGGTGTTGGAGTACACGATTCAGGAACTTCGGAATTGTGATCAGCCTGAACAAGAAAAGCTCCCCGAGCCATTTCAGGACTATGCTGTTAATCCTGGAGCTGATGCGTACACTGATGTTTTATGCTTGTATAATAATCTTCTTCTGAGCTTCGCGGAATCTGATGAGTTAAGCCTGGCTGTTAGGATAGTATCAGACAGCAAGCAATTTTTGAAGGAATGGCCATTTCGTGATGATCCAGATGACAGCTTGTTGAGGTTCATTTGTTGCATTTTGCCAAATTCTAATGGTTTGGAAGCTGTATTTTCAAAGGGATATCCCCCAGGAGAGGTGGTTGAAGTTCCGCTACACTCAACAATTGGTGATCTAAAGATAGCAGTTGAGTCTGCAATGAGGGACACTTACTGCATTATAGACAATTTGATGATAACAGATATTGCAGGGATGGAGCAACTGGAAGATTATGAAGTGCTCTTTGGCATCGTCCAGTCTGGCTCAGAACTTTGGGTGAGGGGTTTCGGGTTGGATTTGGACAGTgagttgaaaaatgaaggagGGTCTGATAACTGGACAGTGAACTGTAGGTGTGGTGCTCGGGATGATGATGGTGAAAGGATGGTTTCATGTGATATATGTGAGATATGGCAGCATACTCGCTGCTGTGGCATCGAAGATTCTGAGGTTGTGCCACCATTGTTTGTCTGTGAGGCTTGCTGCACTTCACTTGCACCACCAAGAGCACAGAACAGCTTTGAGTTTGGTCATTATGGGACTGCTGCAGCACTAGTGCCTTGTGCTTCTCACTTTGGCATGGACCTGATATACAGAACTTTTAGGGGCAGATCACTGATGTCAGGATTTGTATAG
- the LOC125846099 gene encoding cyclin-dependent kinase G-2-like: MAAGRHGGYRDNEFRGREVEFEVSRRELGYSKGDYERIRSEDRDFDRDRVHDRSGRDRGRLRQKDVKERDLTNGSFRSMSSRSDSGSSDGDGGGARRSGGLGVRAVDREPIKERDMINGSYRYIKWQNVKMFGTKP; encoded by the exons ATGGCTGCTGGAAGACATGGTGGTTACAGGGATAATGAATTTAGGGGGCGTGAAGTTGAGTTTGAGGTTTCACGGAGGGAGCTTGGTTACTCCAAGGGGGATTACGAAAGAATTAGGTCTGAGGATCGGGATTTTGATAGGGATCGAGTTCATGACAGGAGTGGTCGAGATAGGGGTAGGTTGAGACAGAAGGATGTAAAGGAAAGGGATTTGACAAATGGGAGTTTTAGGTCCATGTCAAGCAGGAGTGATTCTGGTAGTAGTGATGGTGATGGTGGTGGAGCGAGGAGAAGTGGTGGGCTTGGTGTCAGAGCTGTTGACCGAGAGCCTATAAAAGAAAGGGATATGATAAATGGCAGTTATAG ATACATAAAATGGCAAAATGTTAAGATGTTTGGTACAAAACCTTAA
- the LOC125846100 gene encoding uncharacterized protein LOC125846100: MSSSSVIKEMYALLCLYSSFMLHRLHFKVQFFSSAFSRVKLRIWEFANTTRIFSLPRSLLKLHRRRRVWLLRFADVYMAAGRHGGYRDNEFRGREAEFEVSRRELGYSKGDYERIRSEDRDFDRDRVHDRSGQDRGRLRQKDVKERDLTNGSFRSMSSRSDSGSSDGDGGGARRSGGLGVRAVDREPIKERDMINGSYRSQSSRSDSGSSDGDGGGMRKSGLSVRAVDREPGELSSESGSDGAIESDQRTKNAGNGNQSSVQNT; the protein is encoded by the exons ATGTCTTCCTCCTCTGTTATCAAAGAGATGTATGCATTACTCTGTCTGTATTCTTCATTTATGCTCCACCGTCTGCACTTCAAAGTTCAATTCTTCTCTTCAGCATTCTCCAG GGTGAAGTTAAGGATTTGGGAATTTGCAAATACAACTCGCATATTCTCTCTCCCTCGCTCTCTTTTAAAGCTTCATCGCCGCCGTCGTGTCTGGTTGCTTCGATTCGCCG ACGTTTACATGGCTGCTGGAAGACATGGTGGTTACAGGGATAATGAATTTAGGGGGCGTGAAGCTGAGTTTGAGGTTTCACGGAGGGAGCTTGGTTACTCCAAGGGGGATTACGAAAGAATTAGGTCTGAGGATCGGGATTTTGATAGGGATCGAGTTCATGACAGGAGTGGTCAAGATAGGGGTAGGTTGAGACAGAAGGATGTAAAGGAAAGGGATTTGACAAATGGGAGTTTTAGGTCCATGTCAAGCAGGAGTGATTCTGGTAGTAGTGATGGTGATGGTGGTGGAGCGAGGAGAAGTGGTGGGCTTGGTGTCAGAGCTGTTGACCGAGAGCCTATAAAAGAAAGGGATATGATAAATGGCAGTTATAGGTCCCAGTCAAGCAGGAGTGATTCTGGTAGTAGTGATGGTGATGGTGGTGGAATGAGGAAAAGTGGGCTTAGTGTCAGGGCTGTTGACCGAGAGCCTGGGGAATTGTCTAGCGAGAGTGGGTCTGATGGGGCTATTGAGTCAGACCAGAGGACCAAGAATGCCGGCAATGGGAATCAGTCTTCTGTACAGA ATACATGA